The Candidatus Liberimonas magnetica genome includes a window with the following:
- a CDS encoding radical SAM protein: MRVALIQCPVWGTREPPLSIVQLSACLKSKGHEAKSYDLNNYLYTKREDNMKNLWAWEQSSFWYDKNSVNEFFLSMNNIINSFTENILKHAPRMAAFSITSSTYWASIQYAKELKEKNKDLLIIFGGQIFNEKCYIEKIFKESPVDYVIPGEGDRAFPELCQEMDKSGSLRDCLGVYIRDKEKTFYTGDRKPMNNLDSLPYMDFSDLKIEDYDDKEHFAIMSSRGCVWDCSFCSSRSFWGTYREMNAERLHQEISFHKLSYPEICHIDFQDLVFNANVSRTEEFCDLMIKYPPYGTKILWVANAIINKKMTTNIVQKMAKAGCKHLIFGIESGSARILKLMNKKYDIKDAKRIIKDACESGIRVTGNFMFGFPGETENDFHLTLDFIKDMGKYFTRVYPSRTYCAIEENSKLHTEPGKFMIKTPFSHHLYWETLDGKNTYPVRLKRCKEFEKLCLDLGVQVDNGVRTTVELDEWFNLGSYYEYINEYDTALEYFRKYQKLDPKNEAVLNRIKSIDTKILNKTV, translated from the coding sequence ATGAGAGTCGCTTTGATCCAGTGCCCGGTCTGGGGGACAAGGGAACCACCTTTGTCAATCGTACAATTGAGTGCATGCCTTAAAAGTAAAGGTCATGAAGCTAAATCTTATGACCTAAATAACTATTTATATACTAAAAGAGAAGATAACATGAAGAACTTGTGGGCATGGGAACAGTCATCTTTTTGGTATGATAAAAACAGTGTAAATGAGTTCTTTTTGTCTATGAATAATATTATAAATAGTTTTACTGAAAATATATTAAAGCATGCGCCAAGAATGGCGGCTTTTTCCATTACTTCTTCGACATATTGGGCAAGCATTCAATATGCCAAGGAGTTGAAAGAAAAAAATAAAGACTTATTAATAATCTTTGGCGGCCAGATATTCAACGAGAAATGTTATATTGAAAAAATATTTAAGGAATCTCCTGTTGATTACGTAATTCCCGGAGAAGGGGATAGGGCATTCCCTGAATTATGCCAGGAGATGGACAAAAGCGGCTCTTTACGAGATTGCTTAGGGGTATATATAAGAGATAAAGAAAAAACCTTCTATACAGGTGACAGGAAACCTATGAATAACCTGGACAGCCTGCCGTATATGGATTTTTCTGATTTAAAAATAGAAGATTATGATGATAAAGAGCACTTTGCCATAATGAGTTCAAGAGGATGTGTATGGGATTGCAGTTTTTGCAGTTCAAGAAGTTTCTGGGGCACTTACAGGGAAATGAATGCAGAAAGGCTGCATCAGGAAATAAGTTTTCATAAATTATCGTATCCTGAGATTTGCCATATAGATTTTCAGGACCTGGTTTTTAATGCGAATGTATCAAGGACAGAAGAATTTTGCGACCTGATGATAAAATATCCCCCGTACGGAACAAAGATTCTCTGGGTGGCAAATGCGATTATAAACAAAAAGATGACAACGAATATTGTTCAGAAAATGGCAAAAGCAGGATGTAAGCACTTGATTTTCGGAATAGAATCCGGCTCTGCCAGGATTTTAAAGCTGATGAACAAAAAATATGATATTAAAGATGCTAAAAGGATAATAAAAGATGCTTGTGAATCAGGGATCAGGGTTACAGGCAATTTTATGTTTGGATTTCCAGGCGAAACAGAAAATGATTTTCACTTAACGCTGGATTTTATTAAGGACATGGGAAAATATTTCACCAGGGTATATCCGAGCAGGACTTATTGTGCGATCGAAGAAAACAGCAAATTGCATACTGAACCCGGTAAGTTTATGATAAAGACGCCGTTTTCACATCATCTTTATTGGGAGACCCTAGACGGGAAAAATACCTACCCTGTAAGATTAAAAAGATGCAAGGAATTCGAAAAATTGTGCCTGGACCTGGGCGTGCAGGTTGATAACGGGGTTAGGACCACGGTAGAACTGGACGAATGGTTTAACCTCGGCAGTTATTATGAATATATTAATGAATACGATACTGCACTGGAATATTTTAGAAAATATCAAAAACTTGACCCAAAAAACGAGGCAGTCCTTAATAGGATAAAATCAATAGATACAAAAATCCTAAATAAAACAGTATAG
- a CDS encoding radical SAM protein — protein sequence MQKSASIEEREIVLKNNILNSREFTDRKLTLESYPRYVFVQLDAPCNQDCLFCSRPAVYSYFNFEEFKCNYEKKLLPVLTRAERINLTGSGELLLLPEAKKILGYFNQFKYAEKMFATNGSSLTPKMVDFILESGNIYTIHVSIHSSNEVTHETMTKSKNYGVLIYNLEHLKRSKGNNLRINFIFLATTKNIENLPDFIDFAKDFDANSVIVYYNYVYRLDQKDLSCYFIKEKTNKILDLAKDKAQKNNINVILPPRFGNGHSLNHQLCSEAWTQLMINPEGDIITCDVAGDSKESLKNKEFMDVWNGDYYKNIRKKLIDGKYSCSQYCFRANPSSVNDFKSHIITRGKNDEEINKLLEGA from the coding sequence ATGCAAAAATCAGCATCGATTGAAGAAAGAGAAATTGTTTTGAAGAATAATATTTTAAATAGTAGGGAATTTACAGATAGGAAACTTACCCTTGAATCCTATCCAAGATACGTCTTTGTACAGCTGGATGCGCCCTGCAATCAGGATTGTTTGTTCTGTTCAAGGCCTGCGGTTTATAGCTATTTCAACTTTGAGGAATTCAAGTGTAATTATGAAAAAAAACTTTTACCGGTACTTACCAGGGCAGAAAGAATAAACCTGACCGGATCAGGCGAGCTTCTTCTTTTGCCGGAAGCAAAAAAAATACTTGGGTATTTCAACCAGTTCAAATATGCAGAAAAAATGTTTGCAACAAATGGAAGTTCATTAACTCCCAAGATGGTTGATTTTATTCTTGAAAGCGGCAATATTTACACAATCCATGTGTCAATTCACTCAAGCAACGAGGTTACCCATGAAACAATGACAAAATCAAAGAATTACGGGGTTTTAATCTATAATTTAGAGCATTTAAAGAGATCTAAAGGAAACAATTTAAGGATAAACTTCATATTCCTTGCAACGACAAAAAATATAGAAAATTTGCCGGATTTTATTGATTTTGCAAAAGATTTTGATGCTAATTCAGTGATAGTTTATTATAACTACGTTTACAGGCTTGATCAAAAAGATCTCTCTTGTTATTTCATCAAAGAAAAAACTAATAAAATATTGGACCTGGCAAAAGATAAAGCTCAGAAAAATAATATTAACGTAATATTGCCTCCGAGGTTCGGGAATGGCCATAGCTTAAATCATCAGCTATGCAGTGAAGCCTGGACTCAATTAATGATAAATCCTGAAGGCGATATTATTACTTGCGATGTTGCAGGAGATTCAAAGGAGAGTTTAAAAAACAAAGAATTTATGGATGTCTGGAATGGCGATTATTACAAAAACATCAGAAAAAAGCTGATAGATGGCAAATATTCATGTTCTCAATACTGTTTTAGAGCTAACCCTTCTTCTGTTAATGATTTTAAATCTCATATAATAACCCGTGGAAAAAATGATGAAGAAATAAATAAGTTACTGGAGGGAGCATGA
- a CDS encoding radical SAM protein, which translates to MNIRYLIKKYNYKLIELQKRLRTQIVIGYPYWLTIDPSNICNLKCVFCPTGQRRGTRVQATLSFNDYKKIIDKLGPYLFHIDFCNWGEPLLNKDISRMITYTKERFSPEIKLDTNLNVELSKDDAVALIKSGVDWISASIDGASQEVYEIYRRDGNFEKALSNLKLLVKVKKDLNKEIPHIHWQFLVFKHNEHEIDKAKAMAKEIGVDSIGFTAPFCSPEWVSNKDEFNRYKVVEDKIEFKPVEQICGWLWDGITINADGSVSPCCSVEDQKDDFYEFFKKPFWMIWNGKKYRVARKFVKDRTKPKENNVCTNCDHIGVSNHAKISID; encoded by the coding sequence ATGAATATCCGATATCTAATAAAAAAATATAACTATAAATTGATCGAATTACAAAAACGGCTAAGGACTCAAATTGTAATAGGGTATCCTTACTGGCTGACGATTGACCCATCTAATATCTGTAATTTAAAATGTGTGTTCTGCCCTACCGGTCAAAGAAGAGGTACCAGGGTACAGGCAACATTGTCATTTAATGATTATAAGAAAATAATAGATAAGCTGGGGCCGTATCTTTTTCATATCGATTTTTGTAACTGGGGTGAGCCGCTTTTAAATAAAGATATTTCCCGGATGATAACTTATACCAAAGAAAGGTTCAGTCCTGAAATAAAATTGGATACAAATTTGAATGTTGAGCTTTCTAAAGATGATGCCGTTGCATTGATAAAGTCTGGAGTAGACTGGATTTCTGCTTCTATAGATGGTGCTAGTCAAGAAGTTTATGAAATTTATAGAAGGGATGGAAACTTTGAAAAAGCATTAAGTAATTTGAAATTATTAGTTAAGGTAAAAAAGGATTTAAACAAGGAAATTCCTCATATACACTGGCAATTCCTGGTTTTTAAGCATAATGAACATGAAATTGATAAAGCAAAAGCTATGGCTAAAGAAATAGGAGTTGATTCTATAGGTTTTACAGCGCCTTTCTGTTCTCCCGAATGGGTTTCAAATAAGGATGAATTTAACAGATACAAAGTAGTAGAGGATAAAATAGAATTTAAACCAGTAGAACAAATATGCGGCTGGTTGTGGGATGGTATAACTATAAATGCTGACGGTTCTGTTTCTCCTTGTTGTTCAGTAGAAGATCAGAAAGACGATTTTTATGAATTCTTTAAAAAACCTTTCTGGATGATCTGGAACGGAAAGAAATACAGGGTTGCACGTAAATTTGTTAAAGACAGGACAAAGCCAAAGGAAAATAATGTTTGTACGAACTGCGACCATATAGGAGTAAGTAACCATGCAAAAATCAGCATCGATTGA
- a CDS encoding SPASM domain-containing protein yields MNEINIIQKNKEDNDAEVRLHKIRLRTTPQYITIGAHAKCNANCVFCLGGDFPNFSLQVYKDLFENRIGKVLKKADHIGFCGFGEIFLIPEFINYLEYINIKLPDNTKVFTTNGISINSEISDIITDGKYSLLISLHAADKKLHESMTRTKAWDKIISNIKKLIEIKKIKRSTLHINLIFLATTINIENLPDFIKLAKQIGVDTVTCNYLTIFNPDQIKLSCFFNPEKTNKILKDAEALALKLNMSLNLPPKFGIYDNKVKNKPPCYDPWNFFYVETQGSVNPCCFAGNHIGYLEKQEFYDIWNGPGYTKLREGLINDEPHSWCRDCYRYDLNNINNIKSHITFRPEAQAEILLYLEKHKNEYPISNKKI; encoded by the coding sequence ATGAATGAAATAAATATAATTCAAAAAAACAAAGAAGATAATGATGCGGAAGTGAGATTGCATAAAATCAGATTGCGGACAACTCCACAGTATATTACAATCGGGGCTCACGCAAAATGCAATGCAAACTGCGTATTTTGCCTCGGAGGCGATTTCCCGAACTTTAGTCTTCAGGTATACAAAGATTTATTTGAAAATAGAATAGGTAAGGTCCTTAAAAAAGCAGACCATATTGGATTTTGCGGTTTTGGTGAAATATTTCTGATACCTGAGTTTATAAATTACTTAGAATATATAAATATTAAATTACCAGATAATACAAAAGTATTTACTACGAACGGAATATCGATAAATTCGGAAATATCAGATATAATTACCGACGGCAAGTATTCCCTGTTGATATCTTTACATGCCGCGGACAAGAAATTACATGAGTCTATGACCAGGACAAAAGCCTGGGATAAAATAATATCAAATATAAAGAAATTAATAGAGATAAAAAAAATAAAGAGAAGTACTCTGCATATCAATTTAATATTCTTGGCCACAACTATAAACATTGAAAACCTCCCAGATTTTATAAAATTAGCAAAACAGATCGGCGTAGATACTGTAACATGCAACTATTTAACTATTTTTAATCCTGACCAGATAAAATTGTCATGTTTTTTTAATCCGGAGAAGACAAACAAAATATTAAAAGATGCAGAGGCTTTGGCATTAAAATTAAATATGTCTTTAAATTTACCGCCAAAGTTCGGGATTTATGATAATAAAGTTAAAAATAAACCTCCCTGTTATGATCCATGGAACTTTTTTTACGTTGAAACGCAGGGGTCTGTAAACCCCTGTTGTTTTGCCGGTAATCACATAGGATATTTAGAAAAACAGGAGTTTTATGATATATGGAACGGGCCGGGCTATACGAAACTGCGGGAAGGTTTAATAAACGATGAACCTCATTCCTGGTGCAGGGATTGCTATAGATATGATTTGAATAATATAAATAATATTAAATCCCATATAACTTTTAGGCCGGAAGCACAAGCGGAGATATTGTTATATCTTGAGAAACACAAAAATGAATATCCGATATCTAATAAAAAAATATAA